The following proteins are co-located in the Eptesicus fuscus isolate TK198812 chromosome 9, DD_ASM_mEF_20220401, whole genome shotgun sequence genome:
- the DYNLT5 gene encoding dynein light chain Tctex-type 5: MMMADIAKDRRAHSLKKEGSVSSLSSHEFRRREHHGRIKDCVSSVSYVDEPSQHDVASHLTVQMENTYQLGPTKHFPVVTVNHILKDVLTNYLQEEQYDPELCRQMTKTISEVIKAQVKDLMIPRYKLVVIVHIGPRHGQSILIGSRCLWNPKSDTFASYVFRNSSLFALANVYAVYFE, translated from the exons ATGATGATGGCAGACATTGCTAAAGACAGAAGGGCTCATTCATTGAAGAAAGAGGGGAGTGTGTCTTCTCTAAGTAGCCATGAGTTCCGGCGGAGGGAACATCATGGGCGCATCAAAGA CTGTGTGAGTTCTGTGTCGTACGTGGATGAACCTAGCCAGCATGACGTTGCCTCTCACCTTACAGTTCAGATGGAAAACACCTATCAGCTGG GTCCTACCAAACATTTTCCAGTGGTTACTGTCAATCATATTCTGAAAGATGTGTTAACTAACTACCTACAAGAAGAACAATATGACCCAGAGCTCTGTAGACAGATGACTAAAACAATTTCTGAG GTTATTAAAGCCCAGGTCAAGGACTTGATGATCCCACGGTACAAGCTGGTTGTGATTGTTCACATTGGACCTCGGCATGGCCAGAGCATTCTTATTGGGAGTAGATGCCTCTGGAATCCTAAAAGTGATACCTTTGCATCTTATGTTTTCAGAAACTCTTCACTCTTTGCTCTTGCAAATGTCTATGCCGTTTACTTTGAGTGA